From the genome of Excalfactoria chinensis isolate bCotChi1 chromosome 14, bCotChi1.hap2, whole genome shotgun sequence, one region includes:
- the EME2 gene encoding probable crossover junction endonuclease EME2 isoform X3, translated as MAAAEAGAVSAAPGGFLENPGSDVWIEALSSLDCKHSFEPQAIPCSITWRRNMPSVPSAPDDCMVETEEEKEVLVLLEPADFLKRLYSLTQTFVDASSGSQPDLNQVLPLASLEGSSTKTYSLAVVGLDAYRCNQEQNRWQALSPGEQSPRSQPGPELFMTQLEILEAQVVLQLWGNIDVQLLDTWQEFGEHVSALTKAIARRPYKRQLEMQELSFCTAGVSGKGLRVEKDGTGLWQVWKRQIEQFNRVSPATAAAIAEAYPSPGLLVQAYERCSTEDERLQLLSNIPVKSDISGKDHRVGPDLSRRIYLFMVSTNPDLILDLTV; from the exons ATGGCGGCTGCTGAGGCCGGAGCGGTGTCTGCGGCTCCTGGAG GTTTCCTTGAAAATCCTGGCTCAGATGTTTGGATCGAGGCTTTGAGTTCCCTGGACTGTAAACATTCCTTTGAGCCTCAGGCGATTCCCTGCAGCATTACCTGGAGGAGAAATATGCCAAGCGTCCCATCTGCCCCA gATGACTGCATGGTGGAGactgaagaggagaaggaggtgCTGGTGTTGCTGGAACCAGCAGATTTTCTAAAGCGCCTCTATTCCCTAACCCAG acTTTTGTCGATGCCTCGTCAGGGAGTCAGCCTGACCTGAACCAAGTGTTACCTTTGGCCAGCCTGGAGGGCTCCTCCACCAAAACCTACAGCCTGGCTGTCGTTGGGCTGGATGCCTACAG GTGTAACCAGGAGCAAAACAGGTGGCAGGCACTGAGCCCTGGAGAGCAAAGTCCCAGATCCCAGCCTGGCCCAGAGCTGTTCATGACTCAGCTGGAAATACTGGAG GCACAGGTGGTGCTCCAGCTGTGGGGTAACATTGATGTACAGCTCCTAGACACGTGGCAGGAATTTGGTGAGCACGTCTCTGCGCTGACTAAAGCAATAGCAAGGCGCCCGTACAA GAGACAGTTGGAGATGCAGGAGTTGTCTTTCTGCACGGCTGGGGTGTCAGGCAAGGGGTTGCGAGTGGAGAAGGATGGCACAGGGCTATGGCAGGTGTGGAAGAGACAAATCGAGCAGTTTAACAGAGTCAGccctgcaacagcagcagcaatagcaGAAGCATATCCTTCCCCTGGCCTCCTGGTGCAG GCCTATGAAAGGTGCAGCACAGAAGATGAGAGACTACAGCTGCTGAGTAACATCCCTGTGAAATCAGACATCAGTGGGAAAGACCATCGTGTTGGGCCAGACTTATCCCGCCGCATCTATCTCTTCATGGTTTCCACCAACCCTGACCTTATTCTGGACCTGACTGTATAG
- the EME2 gene encoding probable crossover junction endonuclease EME2 isoform X1: protein MAGSERCRRARATWEVSESEPEAEPEPEAEPEPRGPSAAPAGSPRAAAAVRPKRRRAAGEAEARRRERRRQKERETQEKREAAAAWRLLRPERCLRLLEVCVDPGFLENPGSDVWIEALSSLDCKHSFEPQAIPCSITWRRNMPSVPSAPDDCMVETEEEKEVLVLLEPADFLKRLYSLTQTFVDASSGSQPDLNQVLPLASLEGSSTKTYSLAVVGLDAYRCNQEQNRWQALSPGEQSPRSQPGPELFMTQLEILEAQVVLQLWGNIDVQLLDTWQEFGEHVSALTKAIARRPYKRQLEMQELSFCTAGVSGKGLRVEKDGTGLWQVWKRQIEQFNRVSPATAAAIAEAYPSPGLLVQAYERCSTEDERLQLLSNIPVKSDISGKDHRVGPDLSRRIYLFMVSTNPDLILDLTV from the exons aTGGCGGGTAGCGAGCGGTGCCGGCGGGCCCGGGCGACGTGGGAGGTGTCCGAGTCCGAACCCGAGGCTGAGCCCGAACCCGAGGCTGAGCCCGAACCTCGCGGTCCCAGCGCGGCCCCGGCAGGCTCTCCTCGGGCGGCAGCCGCCGTACGGCCGAAGCGGCGGAGGGCGGCCGGGGAGGCCGAGGCCCGGAGGCGGGAGCGACGGCGGCAGAAGGAGCGGGAGACGCAGGAGAAGCGGGAGGCGGCGGCAGCATGGCGGCTGCTGAGGCCGGAGCGGTGTCTGCGGCTCCTGGAGGTGTGCGTGGATCCAG GTTTCCTTGAAAATCCTGGCTCAGATGTTTGGATCGAGGCTTTGAGTTCCCTGGACTGTAAACATTCCTTTGAGCCTCAGGCGATTCCCTGCAGCATTACCTGGAGGAGAAATATGCCAAGCGTCCCATCTGCCCCA gATGACTGCATGGTGGAGactgaagaggagaaggaggtgCTGGTGTTGCTGGAACCAGCAGATTTTCTAAAGCGCCTCTATTCCCTAACCCAG acTTTTGTCGATGCCTCGTCAGGGAGTCAGCCTGACCTGAACCAAGTGTTACCTTTGGCCAGCCTGGAGGGCTCCTCCACCAAAACCTACAGCCTGGCTGTCGTTGGGCTGGATGCCTACAG GTGTAACCAGGAGCAAAACAGGTGGCAGGCACTGAGCCCTGGAGAGCAAAGTCCCAGATCCCAGCCTGGCCCAGAGCTGTTCATGACTCAGCTGGAAATACTGGAG GCACAGGTGGTGCTCCAGCTGTGGGGTAACATTGATGTACAGCTCCTAGACACGTGGCAGGAATTTGGTGAGCACGTCTCTGCGCTGACTAAAGCAATAGCAAGGCGCCCGTACAA GAGACAGTTGGAGATGCAGGAGTTGTCTTTCTGCACGGCTGGGGTGTCAGGCAAGGGGTTGCGAGTGGAGAAGGATGGCACAGGGCTATGGCAGGTGTGGAAGAGACAAATCGAGCAGTTTAACAGAGTCAGccctgcaacagcagcagcaatagcaGAAGCATATCCTTCCCCTGGCCTCCTGGTGCAG GCCTATGAAAGGTGCAGCACAGAAGATGAGAGACTACAGCTGCTGAGTAACATCCCTGTGAAATCAGACATCAGTGGGAAAGACCATCGTGTTGGGCCAGACTTATCCCGCCGCATCTATCTCTTCATGGTTTCCACCAACCCTGACCTTATTCTGGACCTGACTGTATAG
- the EME2 gene encoding probable crossover junction endonuclease EME2 isoform X2: MAGSERCRRARATWEVSESEPEAEPEPEAEPEPRGPSAAPAGSPRAAAAVRPKRRRAAGEAEARRRERRRQKERETQEKREAAAAWRLLRPERCLRLLEVCVDPDVWIEALSSLDCKHSFEPQAIPCSITWRRNMPSVPSAPDDCMVETEEEKEVLVLLEPADFLKRLYSLTQTFVDASSGSQPDLNQVLPLASLEGSSTKTYSLAVVGLDAYRCNQEQNRWQALSPGEQSPRSQPGPELFMTQLEILEAQVVLQLWGNIDVQLLDTWQEFGEHVSALTKAIARRPYKRQLEMQELSFCTAGVSGKGLRVEKDGTGLWQVWKRQIEQFNRVSPATAAAIAEAYPSPGLLVQAYERCSTEDERLQLLSNIPVKSDISGKDHRVGPDLSRRIYLFMVSTNPDLILDLTV; the protein is encoded by the exons aTGGCGGGTAGCGAGCGGTGCCGGCGGGCCCGGGCGACGTGGGAGGTGTCCGAGTCCGAACCCGAGGCTGAGCCCGAACCCGAGGCTGAGCCCGAACCTCGCGGTCCCAGCGCGGCCCCGGCAGGCTCTCCTCGGGCGGCAGCCGCCGTACGGCCGAAGCGGCGGAGGGCGGCCGGGGAGGCCGAGGCCCGGAGGCGGGAGCGACGGCGGCAGAAGGAGCGGGAGACGCAGGAGAAGCGGGAGGCGGCGGCAGCATGGCGGCTGCTGAGGCCGGAGCGGTGTCTGCGGCTCCTGGAGGTGTGCGTGGATCCAG ATGTTTGGATCGAGGCTTTGAGTTCCCTGGACTGTAAACATTCCTTTGAGCCTCAGGCGATTCCCTGCAGCATTACCTGGAGGAGAAATATGCCAAGCGTCCCATCTGCCCCA gATGACTGCATGGTGGAGactgaagaggagaaggaggtgCTGGTGTTGCTGGAACCAGCAGATTTTCTAAAGCGCCTCTATTCCCTAACCCAG acTTTTGTCGATGCCTCGTCAGGGAGTCAGCCTGACCTGAACCAAGTGTTACCTTTGGCCAGCCTGGAGGGCTCCTCCACCAAAACCTACAGCCTGGCTGTCGTTGGGCTGGATGCCTACAG GTGTAACCAGGAGCAAAACAGGTGGCAGGCACTGAGCCCTGGAGAGCAAAGTCCCAGATCCCAGCCTGGCCCAGAGCTGTTCATGACTCAGCTGGAAATACTGGAG GCACAGGTGGTGCTCCAGCTGTGGGGTAACATTGATGTACAGCTCCTAGACACGTGGCAGGAATTTGGTGAGCACGTCTCTGCGCTGACTAAAGCAATAGCAAGGCGCCCGTACAA GAGACAGTTGGAGATGCAGGAGTTGTCTTTCTGCACGGCTGGGGTGTCAGGCAAGGGGTTGCGAGTGGAGAAGGATGGCACAGGGCTATGGCAGGTGTGGAAGAGACAAATCGAGCAGTTTAACAGAGTCAGccctgcaacagcagcagcaatagcaGAAGCATATCCTTCCCCTGGCCTCCTGGTGCAG GCCTATGAAAGGTGCAGCACAGAAGATGAGAGACTACAGCTGCTGAGTAACATCCCTGTGAAATCAGACATCAGTGGGAAAGACCATCGTGTTGGGCCAGACTTATCCCGCCGCATCTATCTCTTCATGGTTTCCACCAACCCTGACCTTATTCTGGACCTGACTGTATAG
- the NUBP2 gene encoding cytosolic Fe-S cluster assembly factor NUBP2 isoform X2 translates to MFKVQGNDVHQCDAGWVPVFVDQEKSISLMSIGFLLEKPDDAVVWRGPKKNALIKQFVADVAWGELDFLIVDTPPGTSDEHISTVEALRPYKPLGAILVTTPQAVSVGDVRRELTFCKKTGLRVLGIVENMSGFVCPHCSECTNIFSKGGGEELAKHAGVPFLGSVPLDPQLSQSLEEGRDFIQEFPKSSAFPALTRIAQQILDGALQRSS, encoded by the exons ATGTTCAAGGTGCAGGGCAATGATGTGCACCAGTGTGACGCCGGCTGGGTGCCGGTCTTTGTGGACCAGGAGAAGAGCATCTCACTGATGTCCATTGGCTTCCTGCTGGAGAAGCCAGATGATGCTGTGGTGTGGAGAGGACCCAAGAAAAATG ctttGATAAAACAATTTGTTGCTGATGTGGCCTGGGGAGAACTGGATTTCCTCATTGTGGATACGCCTCCAGGCACCTCTGATGAACACATCTCCACAGTGGAGGCCCTGCGGCCCTACAAGCCTCTGGGAGCAATCCTAGTCACAACGCCTCAG GCAGTGTCTGTGGGAGACGTGAGGCGAGAGCTGACGTTCTGCAAGAAGACGGGCTTGCGAGTTCTTGGCATTGTTGAGAACATGAGTGGTTTCGTTTGCCCTCACTGCTCG gaATGCACAAACATCTTTTCCAAAGGGGGAGGTGAAGAGCTGGCCAAACATGCTGGGGTTCCCTTTCTAG GCTCTGTTCCTTTGGATCCCCAACTCAGCCAGAGCTTGGAGGAAGGCAGAGACTTCATCCAAGAGTTTCCCAAGagctctgccttccctgccTTGACTCGTATTGCCCAGCAGATCCTGGATGGCGCATTGCAGCGGAGCTCCTGA
- the IGFALS gene encoding insulin-like growth factor-binding protein complex acid labile subunit, with protein MSADRVGRIPLLLPLVLLLATASQPQDVDVPKEPPAVEPLRCPSPCACSLDDYSEELNVFCSGRNLTQLPEDIPSNAKALWLDGNNFTQLPAAAFRNLSGLDFLDLQSSQLAAVEQHAFHGLRSLYHLHLERNRLKYLAPHTFLHTQNLVSLSLNNNFFSKVEEGLFAGLSNLWYLNLGWNSLVVLPDKVFHDLPNLRELILAGNKLPYLQHQLFCSLTELKELDLSGNALKGIKINIFVKLQKLQKLYLNNNQINAIAPRAFMGMKSLRWLDLSHNRLTSLYEDTFLGLLSLHVLRLSTNSITNLRPRTFKDLQFLEELQLGHNRIWSLAERTFDGLGQLEVLSLNNNQLQDIKAGAFLGLYNVAVMHLSANCIKTLPEYVFEGVTKLHSLHLEHSCLSRIRANTFSSLTSLRRLFLQHNAISVIEDQSFRELQELLELDLKHNRLSHLSPQLFVGLSNLEYLFLSFNQILDISQDTFSPLRRLFWLDLSHNQLSTLDNAVITQLANLRYLSLRNNSLETFSVGFLCPSFTLEQLWLGGNNWHCNCSLKGLRDFALRHPNVVPRFVQSVAEGDDSHVPIYTYNNLTCCQPPSLVGLDLRDTSEDNFAHC; from the exons ATGAGCGCAGACAGAG TGGGCAGGATCCCCCTCCTGCTTCCCCTGGTCCTGCTGTTGGCCACCGCATCCCAACCCCAGGATGTGGACGTCCCCAAGGAGCCCCCAGCTGTGGAGCCCCTGCGCTGCCCCAGcccctgtgcctgcagcttgGATGACTACAGCGAGGAGCTCAACGTCTTCTGCAGCGGCCGCAACCTGACGCAGCTCCCCGAGGACATCCCCTCCAACGCCAAAGCCCTCTGGCTGGATGGCAACAACTTCacccagctgccagctgcagccttcAGGAACCTCTCGGGGTTGGACTTCCTGgacctgcagagcagccagctggCCGCCGTGGAGCAGCACGCCTTCCATGGCCTGCGCAGTCTCTACCACCTCCACCTGGAGCGCAACCGCCTCAAGTACCTGGCACCCCACACGTTCCTGCACACCCAGAACCTCGTGTCCCTCAGCCTCAACAACAACTTCTTCAGCAAGGTGGAAGAAGGGTTGTTTGCAGGGCTCTCCAATCTGTGGTATCTGAACCTGGGCTGGAACTCGCTGGTGGTCCTGCCTGACAAGGTTTTCCATGACTTGCCCAACCTGAGGGAGCTGATCCTGGCTGGGAACAAGCTCCCCTacctccagcaccagctcttCTGTAGCCTTACggagctgaaggagctggaccTCAGTGGGAACGCGCTCAAGGGCATCAAGATCAACATCTTCGTCAAGttgcagaagctgcagaagcTCTACTTGAACAACAACCAGATCAATGCCATCGCACCACGTGCCTTCATGGGCATGAAGTCTCTCCGGTGGCTGGATCTCTCCCACAACCGCCTCACCTCACTGTACGAGGACACGTTTCTGGGTCTCCTGAGCCTGCACGTCTTACGCTTGTCCACCAACTCCATCACCAACCTGAGGCCCAGGACTTTCAAAGACCTTCAGttcctggaggagctgcagctgggacacAACAGGATCTGGAGCCTGGCAGAAAGGACCTTCGATGGGTTGGGCCAGCTGGAGGTTCTCAGCCTCAACAACAACCAGCTGCAGGACATCAAGGCTGGGGCCTTCCTTGGGCTGTACAACGTGGCAGTGATGCACTTGTCTGCCAACTGCATCAAGACCCTGCCCGAATACGTGTTTGAGGGAGTCACCAAGCTGCACAGCCTCCACCTGGAGCACAGCTGCCTGAGCAGAATCAGGGCCAACACCTTCTCCAGCCTCACCAGCCTGCGGCGGCTCTTCCTGCAGCACAATGCCATCTCCGTCATTGAAGACCAAAGCTTCAGAgaactgcaggagctgctggagctcgaCCTGAAGCACAACAGGCTGAGCCACCTCTCACCCCAGCTCTTCGTGGGTTTGAGCAACCTGGAGTacctcttcctctccttcaaCCAAATCCTGGACATCTCCCAGGACACCTTCAGCCCGCTCCGCAGACTCTTCTGGCTCGACCTCTCCCATAACCAGCTGTCGACGTTGGACAACGCCGTCATCACACAGCTTGCCAACCTGCGCTACCTCAGCTTGAGGAACAACTCCCTGGAGACCTTCTCAGTGGGATTCTTGTGCCCTTCCTTCACgctggagcagctctggctTGGGGGGAACAACTGGCACTGCAACTGCTCGCTGAAGGGGCTGCGGGATTTCGCCCTGCGGCACCCCAACGTGGTCCCACGCTTTGTCCAGTCTGTCGCTGAGGGGGATGACTCCCACGTCCCCATTTACACCTATAACAACCtcacctgctgccagcccccCAGCCTCGTGGGCCTGGACCTCCGCGACACCAGTGAGGACAACTTTGCTCACTGCTGA
- the SPSB3 gene encoding SPRY domain-containing SOCS box protein 3 yields MSSAMSSALVQRSDGSPTARSSSAQGTANHPPAGTAFPSAPSPAAVESPARPVPGFPTEPSHRHHTGTAAMEPAPSTADLIRTSTDAYLSQNTMARRTRSSRAWHFVLSGVRREADSRALALATGARGWGYDSDGQHSDSDSEPEFSTLSPSIPSAIPVTGESYCNCENQSEAPYCSSLHALHRVKDCQCGEEDEYFDWVWDDLNKSTATLLTCDNRKVNFHMEYSCGTAAIRGNKELADGQHFWEIKMTSPVYGTDMMVGIGTSDVNLDKYRHTFCSLLGKDEDSWGLSYTGLLHHKGDKTNFSSRFGQGSIIGVHLDTWHGTLTFFKNRKCIGVAATKLQNKKFYPMVCSTAAKSSMKVIRSCASYTSLQYLCCYRLRQLLPDYVDTLEVLPLPPGLKQVLHNKLGWVLSMNCSTLKPSSSSSGSDSDSSCGSDAEACQRKRCRRT; encoded by the exons ATGAGCTCCGCGATGAGCTCCGCTCTCGTGCAGCGCAGCGATGGGAGCCCAACGGCCCGGAGCAGCTCAGCGCAGGGAACCGCGAACCACCCACCGGCCGGGACCGCGTTCCCGAGCGCCCCGTCACCGGCGGCGGTTGAGTCACCGGCCCGCCCCGTGCCGGGCTTCCCCACAGAACCATCACACCGCCATCACACCGGCACCGCGGCCATGGAGCCCGCTCCCAGCACGGCGGACCTCATCCGAACCTCCACCGACG CCTACCTCTCCCAGAACACCATGGCACGACGCACACGGAGCAGCAGGGCCTGGCACTTTGTCCTGAGCGGGGTGCGCCGCGAGGCTGACAGCCGGGCACTCGCTTTGGCCACAGGGGCACGAGGCTGGGGCTATGACTCCGATGGGCAG CACAGCGACTCAGATTCGGAGCCGGAGTTTTCCACCCTCTCGCCCTCCATCCCGAGTGCCATCCCTGTGACAGGAGAGTCCTACTGCAACTGTGAGAACCAGAGTGAAGCTCCGTACTGCTCCAGCCTGCATGCCCTCCACCGTGTCAAGGACTGCCAGTGTGGCGAGGAGGATGAGT ATTTTGACTGGGTATGGGATGACCTGAATAAGTCAACAGCCACCCTGCTGACCTGTGACAACCGCAAGGTGAACTTCCACATGGAGTACAGCTGTGGTACTGCAGCTATCCGGGGCAACAAGGAGCTGGCAGATGGGCAGCATTTTTGGGAAATCAAGATGACCTCTCCAGTGTATGGCACAGATATG ATGGTGGGAATTGGGACATCAGATGTGAATCTGGACAAATACCGCCACAccttctgcagcctgctgggcaAGGATGAGGACAGCTGGGGACTCTCCTACACAG GACTGCTGCATCACAAGGGTGACAAGACAAACTTCTCCTCGAGGTTTGGCCAGGGCTCCATCATCGGGGTGCATTTGGACACGTGGCATGGAACACTCACCTTCTTCAAAAACCGCAAGTGCATAG GGGTTGCAGCTACAAAGCTGCAGAACAAGAAGTTCTACCCCATGGTGTGCTCGACAGCAGCCAAGAGCAGCATGAAGGTGATCCGCTCCTGTGCCAGCTACACGTCTCTGCAGTACCTGTGCTGCTACCGCCTGCGCCAGCTCCTGCCTGACTATGTGGACACGCTGGAGGTGCTGCCGTTGCCACCAGGACTCAAGCAAGTGCTACACAACAAACTGGGGTGGGTCTTGAGCATGAACTGTAGCACATTGAAGCCTTCCTCCTCGTCATCAGGAAGCGACTCAGATAGCTCCTGTGGCTCAGACGCAGAGGCCTGCCAAAGGAAGAGATGCAGGAGGACGTGA
- the NUBP2 gene encoding cytosolic Fe-S cluster assembly factor NUBP2 isoform X1 — protein sequence MEEVAAERSNLGAVRHILLVLSGKGGVGKSTISTELALSLRHSGKKVGILDVDLCGPSIPHMFKVQGNDVHQCDAGWVPVFVDQEKSISLMSIGFLLEKPDDAVVWRGPKKNALIKQFVADVAWGELDFLIVDTPPGTSDEHISTVEALRPYKPLGAILVTTPQAVSVGDVRRELTFCKKTGLRVLGIVENMSGFVCPHCSECTNIFSKGGGEELAKHAGVPFLGSVPLDPQLSQSLEEGRDFIQEFPKSSAFPALTRIAQQILDGALQRSS from the exons ATGGAGGAGGTGGCGGCGG AGAGAAGCAACCTGGGCGCCGTGCGGCACATCCTGCTGGTGCTCTCCGGGAAGGGCGGCGTGGGGAAGAGCACCATCAGCACTGAGCTGGCTCTGTCACTGCGGCACTCGGGCAAGAAG GTGGGGATCCTGGATGTGGACCTGTGTGGCCCCAGCATACCCCACATGTTCAAGGTGCAGGGCAATGATGTGCACCAGTGTGACGCCGGCTGGGTGCCGGTCTTTGTGGACCAGGAGAAGAGCATCTCACTGATGTCCATTGGCTTCCTGCTGGAGAAGCCAGATGATGCTGTGGTGTGGAGAGGACCCAAGAAAAATG ctttGATAAAACAATTTGTTGCTGATGTGGCCTGGGGAGAACTGGATTTCCTCATTGTGGATACGCCTCCAGGCACCTCTGATGAACACATCTCCACAGTGGAGGCCCTGCGGCCCTACAAGCCTCTGGGAGCAATCCTAGTCACAACGCCTCAG GCAGTGTCTGTGGGAGACGTGAGGCGAGAGCTGACGTTCTGCAAGAAGACGGGCTTGCGAGTTCTTGGCATTGTTGAGAACATGAGTGGTTTCGTTTGCCCTCACTGCTCG gaATGCACAAACATCTTTTCCAAAGGGGGAGGTGAAGAGCTGGCCAAACATGCTGGGGTTCCCTTTCTAG GCTCTGTTCCTTTGGATCCCCAACTCAGCCAGAGCTTGGAGGAAGGCAGAGACTTCATCCAAGAGTTTCCCAAGagctctgccttccctgccTTGACTCGTATTGCCCAGCAGATCCTGGATGGCGCATTGCAGCGGAGCTCCTGA
- the NME3 gene encoding nucleoside diphosphate kinase 3: MSEGSGSFKSAAVAAMICLVLAVFASVFHSARSGVAERTFIAIKPDGVQRHLVGEIVRRFERKGFKLVGLKLLQASEELLKEHYIALRDRPFYGRLVKYMSSGPVVAMVWQGLDVVRMARTMIGETNPAESRPGTIRGDFCVEVGKNVIHGSDSVESAQKEISLWFRPDELTCWEDVAERWIYE, encoded by the exons ATGAGCGAAGGGAGCGGCTCCTTTAAGAGCGCCGCCGTGGCCGCCATGATCTGCTTGGTGCTGGCGGTCTTCGCCAGCGTCTTCCACAGCG CCCGTTCCGGTGTCGCCGAGCGCACCTTCATCGCCATCAAACCGGACGGCGTCCAGCGGCACCTGGTGGGGGAGATCGTGCGGCGCTTCGAGAGGAAGGGCTTCAAGCTGGTGGGGCTGAAGCTGCTGCAg GCCTCggaggagctgctgaaggagcACTACATCGCCCTGCGGGACCGGCCCTTCTACGGCCGCCTGGTGAAGTACATGAGCTCAGGACCCGTGGTGGCCATG GTGTGGCAGGGCCTGGATGTGGTCAGGATGGCACGCACAATGATTGGAGAGACCAACCCGGCTGAGTCCAGGCCTGGCACCATCCGAGGAGATTTCTGCGTTGAAGTTGGCAA GAATGTGATTCATGGCAGTGACTCGGTTGAGAGTGCCCAGAAGGAGATCTCCCTCTGGTTCCGCCCAGATGAGCTGACGTGCTGGGAGGACGTGGCTGAACGATGGATCTATGAGTGA